The genome window TAAAACACGCCATACCGTAATCCCCGGTCCGAAATCACCGCGCTCTTCTGCCTGAAGTAATTCAAAATCTCGTTCAACAACAAGGCGCCGGACAAGATCACGTCGGCCCTCAAAGGCTCCAAGCCGGGCAGTTTCTGGCGCTCCTTAACGGTCTTCGGGGCCACGAGTTCGATTAATTTCTGTATATTGTCTTTCGTCAGCGTCGTTCCATGGACTTTGGCCGGATTGAAAACGGTCATTTGGCGGCGCATGGCGGCCAGGGTTGTGGCCGTGCCGGCGGTGGCGACAAGGAGGCATTTTTGAGGCTCAAACACCGGCGGATAAAAACCGTCCAGCTCGTCCTTCAAACCGTTTTGGATGACCTTGAGCAGACGGTCGAAATCGTTTTTGGAAAGGGGATCGCTTTGCCCATACTGCTCCGTCAAACGCACGGTGCCGAGGCCCAGACTGATTGCCGTTCCCGGATGGGGCTTTTTGGGTGAGAGGGGACCGGTGATGATTTCCGTCGAGCCGCCGCCGATATCCACGACAATCAGCTTTTTGCCACCTCCCCCAAAATCCTTCCATGCGGCATAAAAGGTATACCGCGCCTCCTCTTCTCCCGAAATGACGTCTATTTTGAAACCGCACTCCTTTTTCACTTTATCGATAAAAACAGAGGCGTTGGCGGCATGGCGAAAGGCGGCCGTCCCGACGGCCGATATTTTTTTCACCTTGTGCGCCTCGCAGATTTTTTTGAAACGGGAAAGGACCGCCATCGTGCGGCGCATCGCTTCAGGCAGGAAAAAATGGTTGTTGATCAGCCCCTGGCCCAGGCGCGTGATGACCGACTCGTCGTGGAGCACTTTGATCCCCTTTTTTTGCGGCTCGGCAACAAGAAGGATCAGGGTATTCGTTCCAATATCAATAACGGCATTAATCATAATGCTCAAAAATTCCAAATTCCAAATCAAATTCCAAACAAATTCCAAAAAGACAAACTCCAATGTTCAAGAAAAGCGTTTTTTAATTTTGGTCATTGGTATTTTTTACATTGTTTGGAATTTGGAACTTGTTTTTTGGAATTTTACTTCAGCCGTGGTCCCCAATCCGGATTCACGCATCCGCCGGTATTGGGGATAAGGGTCTGATTGTTGCCGTCATCCAGCATGACGTAAATTCCCGACGCGCCGGCGCGGGCCGACGAAAAGGCGATGTAGCGGGAATCGGGCGACCAGGTGGGGGATTCGTTGTTCCCCTCGTCCCTTGTGAGACGCTGAATGAGCGACCCGTCCGAATTCATCATGAAGATATCAAAGGCCCCCCGGTCGCGGGCGGTAAAGACGATCTTTTGTCCATTGGGGGACCAGTCGGGCTGGTCGTTCTGATAACCGGTGTAGGTGAGCCGCGCCCCGCCGCCGCCGTCGGCCCCCGTGACAAACAAATGGAGGTTGCCGGCCCGCTCCGAGGCAAAGGCGATGCGCGAGCCGTCGGGCGACCAGGCCGGCGAGAGGTCGCTGTTTACCACATTGGTAATCCGGCGAATGATTTTGCCCGAACGGTTCATCAAATAAAGTTCGGTATCGCCCGTGACTGAACTGGCAAAGGCGATGGTGTCGCCGCCGGGCGAAAAGGCGGGGGTGATGTTGGTGGCGTTGTTTCTGGTGAGTTGCTTCAATCCCCCGCCGCCGGAGCTCGCCATGAAAATTTCCGGAAAGCGGGTCTGAAACGAGGTAAAGGCGATCGAGCCGCCGTCCGGCGACCAGTTGGGAGAAATGTTGTTTCCCTTGATTTTGGTGACGTTCCGCTGGCGGGTCCCGTCGATGGCGGTGACAAAAATCTGCCGCCCGTTGATCTTGCCGCAGGCAGAGGCGACTTCGCTGTTGAACGGCCCGGGGGCGCCGGTCAAGGCCTGCAAAAGTTCATCCATGAAGCGGTGAACGGCGACCGGATAATCCTTTTTGCCCACCGTGTACTGCTTGCCCACAAGAAGTTGCCTTGTCTGCGTGTCGTAGAGGCGCATCTCCAAAAGGAGCTTTCCCCCCTTCTCCTCGACAATCCCCTTCACCAGCGCAAAGGCCTCGATGGAAACCCACTTGGCGAAGTCGATGGTTTCGACGTCGGTATCCCCCCCCAGAAAAGAACGCTCGTCCAGCACCTTGAAAAGGCCGGCGATATCCAGGTCGTTTCTGACCAGTTCGGTGATCTCTTTGGTGATCGAGTTGTGTTTCCCCTTGACCGTTGTCAATTCGGGAACGGCGATGGGAAATTTCCGTTCGGAGGCCTCTTCCAGAAGAATGTAGATTTTGGCCCGTGCGGCAAGCGGAGGCAACAGGGAGCAAAAAACAAAAAGGACAAAAAGAGACTTTTTCATAGTGCCTTCGCTCCTAATACGGTTCGTGGGTTGAATTCAATCAAAAACCCTTCGGTGAGCGCCTCCCCCTTTATCTCCTCCGGCGGGGCCGGGAAGGGGGCCGCCCGCTCGATGGCCCGCATGGCGGAGAGATCAAACGACGGGTCGCCCGACTTCAGTTCGTAGTCGGTCCGGATAATGTAACCAACGGCGTCGATCAGCACGTTTATCTGCGTCCTCAGCTGTTTCCCTTCCTCCAGCGTTTTGGGGGTGGTGATCCATTCCTGATTGATCTTTTTTTTCACCGCCACGTAATAGGCGATCAACACGGGGTTTGTCTCGCCGTTCTCGATGTCCAGCGATCCGTAGGGGGACTGGCCGGTCCCCTCCTTTTCAATCTGCGCCGCCTCGATCTGCACCTCCCGTTTTTCCAACTGCTCCTGCACCCGGGCCAGGGCCTCTTCCATCCGTTTGTCAGTCGTCGATTTGGGCGAAATGCCGCCGCTTTCGGCCGTTTTGGCCTTGACCGGCGGGGTCGCTTCGGCCGGCTTCTTTTTTACCGGCGATTCGAAGGTGGTCTTGTCTTTGGCCTTCTCTTTGGGTTTGGTGATGTCCTTTAACGCCTCTTTCTGTTCGCGGATGGTCGATTCGGGCATCCCCTTGGCCTTCTTAAAGGGGGAGGGGCTGGGGGTTTCACCGGTTCCCTTGGTCAGCTTGATCCAGGTGATTTTGGTCTTTCTTTCGGGAAGGAGGCTGAAAAAATTGGGGGAGAGGAAGATGAAAAGAAAGAGGGCTATATGGACCCCAACCGATGTCCACAAGAATTTTCTAAATGAAAGGGGCATGAGTTTATAATATTCATCGGCCTCTTTTCGGTTTCTCTTCTGACCGGGCCTGTTCTTCGGGCACGGTGATCATGCCGACCCGGTCGA of Deltaproteobacteria bacterium contains these proteins:
- a CDS encoding Ppx/GppA family phosphatase; the protein is MINAVIDIGTNTLILLVAEPQKKGIKVLHDESVITRLGQGLINNHFFLPEAMRRTMAVLSRFKKICEAHKVKKISAVGTAAFRHAANASVFIDKVKKECGFKIDVISGEEEARYTFYAAWKDFGGGGKKLIVVDIGGGSTEIITGPLSPKKPHPGTAISLGLGTVRLTEQYGQSDPLSKNDFDRLLKVIQNGLKDELDGFYPPVFEPQKCLLVATAGTATTLAAMRRQMTVFNPAKVHGTTLTKDNIQKLIELVAPKTVKERQKLPGLEPLRADVILSGALLLNEILNYFRQKSAVISDRGLRYGVFYQKYLK
- a CDS encoding PD40 domain-containing protein, coding for MKKSLFVLFVFCSLLPPLAARAKIYILLEEASERKFPIAVPELTTVKGKHNSITKEITELVRNDLDIAGLFKVLDERSFLGGDTDVETIDFAKWVSIEAFALVKGIVEEKGGKLLLEMRLYDTQTRQLLVGKQYTVGKKDYPVAVHRFMDELLQALTGAPGPFNSEVASACGKINGRQIFVTAIDGTRQRNVTKIKGNNISPNWSPDGGSIAFTSFQTRFPEIFMASSGGGGLKQLTRNNATNITPAFSPGGDTIAFASSVTGDTELYLMNRSGKIIRRITNVVNSDLSPAWSPDGSRIAFASERAGNLHLFVTGADGGGGARLTYTGYQNDQPDWSPNGQKIVFTARDRGAFDIFMMNSDGSLIQRLTRDEGNNESPTWSPDSRYIAFSSARAGASGIYVMLDDGNNQTLIPNTGGCVNPDWGPRLK
- a CDS encoding cell envelope integrity protein TolA; the protein is MPLSFRKFLWTSVGVHIALFLFIFLSPNFFSLLPERKTKITWIKLTKGTGETPSPSPFKKAKGMPESTIREQKEALKDITKPKEKAKDKTTFESPVKKKPAEATPPVKAKTAESGGISPKSTTDKRMEEALARVQEQLEKREVQIEAAQIEKEGTGQSPYGSLDIENGETNPVLIAYYVAVKKKINQEWITTPKTLEEGKQLRTQINVLIDAVGYIIRTDYELKSGDPSFDLSAMRAIERAAPFPAPPEEIKGEALTEGFLIEFNPRTVLGAKAL